The Macadamia integrifolia cultivar HAES 741 unplaced genomic scaffold, SCU_Mint_v3 scaffold1448, whole genome shotgun sequence DNA segment CTTAACTAAAGCACTTGACAGCATAGTTGTCACCGCATCTAGGCAACCCTAGGCGTTGGAAGAGGGAAAAATCAAGGCAATACCAACAAGGCGCCTAGGCAACACCTTCACAACTATGCTTGAGAGGCCCTTTTTTAGGAGGAGGTAGGCTTTTAACAGCTCATAGAGTATGTAATCCAGAAGCAAGATACCAAAATCAATACTAGGACCAGACAAGCAAGAATCACATTAATAGATTAACGGATTTCAGCATACATACTGACACAACTACATGTTTTGTCGTAAAATATGATAGCAGGCAAAACCATTGACTACTTACAACAGAATCCTGTCTTGATTCATCATCCAAGGCATCTTGTTCAGTCAATTCACTCAATGCAGATTTCCAGCGCATGGTTCTGGATCCATGGCAATACGCCTCTGATTCACTTGGAGCTTGATGTTTTAAATTCTTGTTGACTCTAAGGTGAAAGGCATCCATAATGCATCTGATGCAAAATGCTATCAGAGGAAGCAGAACCAGAAAATAACCAGTCCGTTTAACCTGATATATAAAATAGACAAGCTGGTTTTAAGGACACACATTTTAATTATATTGAGAGGAATAAAAATATGACTCAGCCTCTAAAGACTACAGTATAAACTAATACAGACGAAGAAAGAACTTCTACACAGTAGCATCATGCTTACAAGAAGTAACTGATTGGAGGATAACATGGTGAAGATCTTGTGGTCCTCATGTCTGCCAAAGAGATTCAGAGCTCTTTGACATCTCTCCTGAGTTTTACAGCTAGGTTCCCAATTTTTCCAACTGTAACCCTGGGAAGAATACAAAAGGCGGCTTTATTACAAGCTGAAGCAATCTAAACCATCAGAAAATCAGGCTTCTCTCAGCGATGAAAATGGAAGCATTAAATGGGAAATGAACAGTAGCATTTTCATATTGACTTTTAAAAACACTGGTGTTTATTTCAAGATGTTAATATAACTTTGGCAGAAACAGAGATCCTAGTGCATTATAATGTATACTAACTGAAGTTCAAGGCAAGGGCAAGAGATTGTTACCTGGCCgtgtggcccctgcaccagcATGGGGACTAATGAGATTATGCGCAGGGGCATCAACAtatatgagattttttatttcacagggGGCCAGGCAGTAATTTTCACACCCTACTGTGTCTGGGAGCAGGGGCCACATGACCAAgtagtgttctttttcccttaaggCAAATAAGAGAATATGCATCACCAAAACCTTTCAGCCTTCACATGCTGCCCTTTTCAAGGTCGCATGGATGGGATCCAGGGTCTTCGCCCGGGTTTACTAATGCAAACAACACTTCAAGTAAAGGCGCCCACTATTAATAAGATCGAATAGATAAGGAGCCCATCCATGGATCCgtcaaagaaaaagataaaagaaagaagagggaagagggaaaagggaaaagggaaaagggaaaagggaaaagggaaaagggaaaagggaaaagggggaaaaataaagaaaagaaacaaggcAATGTGGTTTTGTGACAAGCCTACTTGAGAAAACTAAGAGTGTTGGAAAGGTGCAAATCTCTAGACACAAATTATCTGAACAATTAAGCACTTGGAAGTgcaagaaagagggaaaaaggtGCACTTTACGGACACTTCCAAACACCCTCACATTCTCTTgacaaccaaacagagccttaggCTAGACATAGAAGTCTCAAAGTAATCAGAATACCAGTACAACTCGTCTGCTTCTACTCAAGAGGGTTTCCAGTATGAtaatcttatttcttttcttttccccaaatTATCATTCAAATGGACAACATGAATCAGATTAATACAACCAACCGATCAGGTTAATATTCAGCTAAAAGGGAACGCTAGACTGATGGAGGTGGAAGACATGTGTCAGAATAGGCAGGCTGATCTCGGGGTCAAAGTACGAGGTACATAGATttcctcattaaaaaaaaattgtcaagcTCAAAATATTAAAGAAAGCCAAACATAAAAGTGGCAGCATAATCATAACTGTAGCTAATGAACAGATATTTACAATCTAAGAAATTTATACAGAAAATCCAAGGTATCAATTCTTAACCCGATGACTAGCCTGCTCAAACCCATCCTGATGCCAATTACTAGCTTGCCTGAACCCATCCTGAATATTAAAAAGGCAGTTATTCAGTTTGGTATTCTAGCCTGGTTATCAAATGGGGAATGTGCGGTAGGCTAATATTATAACCCCCTCCCCAACCTAGCCAACTCCACCTGATTGCCCTCCTATCATATATAGATTAATATATTTATcattcaaaattaatgaaatttcaTGAGAACCAAACAAACTACCCAATTTTGAATGGGCTAGACAAAGGCATGCATGCTTCCTGTCCATTCAATAATAAAGTGGGTTCAGGCGAGCATATGGCCGAAACCACCCTAGCTCATCCTTCACACACCAGTCCAATTGTCATACTAAATACATCATACTGAATAAAAAATGGTAACTATAGCCTAATGAGTGTAAGGAATTCAAATATTTTCCACTGTGAAAAAAGAAATCCTTTTTTGGGACAGTAAATGAATTGTAGTAGAAAATATTCACAATTTCTTTCAACAAAGGGCTGGTTGATCCCTTTTAATTTAGCAGtgaaaaaaaatctagattCACAAAGCTTCTCCACCATCATATACCAATATAGTGCTACATGGCAATctgaaattcaatatgcagaccTCTTTTGTGAACATACACTTGCATTACTTAATTAACCAATGCATATGAAAGGAGAagataaaccaaattaaaacataCATGGAAAGAAAACCTACCATTAGACTCTCTTTGCAAACAGAGAAAGGAATGTTAAGGAACTGTCCTTCGAAAATAAGGTCAACATCAACAATTGTTGCATTAGCTTCTGCAATTTCCTGTATGGATACCCCATACAGTCTTGAAATTGATGTCAAAGTTTCCCCCCTGCCAATGTCATCCaaaatttccaattttttcaCTATTAGGATACAAGTACCGCTTGGGTAGTGGGTACCCAATGTAGAGATTAACAAAATTATCATAATGCATTACTCTTTGACGACATGAACTAAAAACTGCTTCTTAGAATCTTGACCCTTTGAAAGCTTTCTTGCATGAAGTTTCCATCTCTGTAGCCAATAGCCATAGAGAAGCATAAGATCAGCTAGCATCTCAAGTAAACTATGAATCTACAGACTATTCAAACAAACATGGATGTTTCatttcacagaaaaaaaaaaaaaaaaagcatttttaAATCAAAGGAATATAAGGGTACCTCTGCAAGTCCTTGAAAACGCTTAGCAAAAGATTTCCTTTTATGTTCCAACAATTTGGAGTACAATCTGCataattaataaaacaaaaccTCGAGCTAAAGCTGATGCCTGAGATTTCAAAAAGAGAAAGTTGAGAGCTCAGGGAAGAAACAGACTATACAAATggaacagtaaaatgacagaaTGAGATTGAAGACCTGTGAGGATAAGAGATGGTAGAGTTTGAAGGAACACGAAAAACCGTAGATTTCAACAAACGGATCTCAAGCTCATGTATGAGCTTCGCTTCCATTGGGTTCAGGAGGAGGAGATATAAAAGGAAAGATCAAAATGAAAAGATTAGCATGAGCTTCGCTTCGATTATTAGGTTCAGGAGGATGAGAGaggaaacaataaaataaaataaaaaataaaaaacaaaacaaaaactgCTCCCGGCGAGGCTTGAACTCGCGACCTTCGGCTCATAAGACCAACGCTCTAACCAACTGAGCTACGGGAGCATGACTGCTTACAATCTTATTACTacatttaaattaaaataagggTTCTTCTTCTAAAAGCCCGCATAAGGGATGATTTTGAGTTAGTGGTATATTTATACGAAGTAAATactacaagattttttttttttttttttttttaatttgaaattttcagttcacttccttttaattccccttgcaaccaaacaaagttaGAATAATTATGCAACTTCTCCATCAAATCTATTAATGTCTTCAAATCTTAAGCTTTCTATAGCAGAAATGTCAAAATTAACTCTAAACTAAAATGCATTGCAAGACCTTCTCCATTGAGTTAACTCTAAACTAAGTGGTTGGAAGTCAAAGCTGCTTAGCATCACTGAGAGTAGGCATACCATGATCCAATCAACACTTGCAGCAATGCCTCATTATTATATGTCATGTTCTCTTCTCCAATCTATTCTCAAAGAGTTTGGAATAATTGAGTAGGCATTTTTTTCAAGCATTATGGAGAGCAAAACTTAACTCCAATGATAAATTGGTCTTCTACATGCCGGTTTAAGAATTCTAGAGGATTGAATCTTAGTTATCTGCATCTTTCAATGAAGCTCTTATTTGCAAGAATGTTTGGGAATTACATCAACCATAAGAATCTCTGTGGTGCATTATGAAGGCTAAATATTTCCCTACAATTGATTTTCTACATGCTACTTGTCCCATAATTCATCATGAGGATGGAGATTGGTTTTTAGGGTTCGGGGATTTACGTTGTAAAGGCCTTTTGATTTGAGTTGGACATGctccttttcctcttcctctaGTCAACGTCCTAAGGACTATAGCCCAACTAATTGATCCTATCACTCAAAGTTGAAAGGCTCATTTCATCCACTTTTGCTAGCCTATAGACCAAGTAAAGACTATCTTATCTATACCTCTTTTGGTCTTTCACCTTGAAGATTGTCATATGGGCTCCTACTGCTCATGGAACATTTACAGTATCCTCTGTGTACATATTAGCTCTTCCTAATTCCTCTTCTATAGTTAACCCCATTCCACAAAAGATATGGCATATTTCAATTTCTCTAAAAAGGTTCGATTTTTTGCATTGGAAGATCCTTTTCCATATGGTGTCTCATGTTGggtatttttatttcaaagaaaatttaaagggaaagaaaatgaaaattttaaataaaaaaaaatgtcaaaatataCACAAATAGAAGGGGCCTAAAGGAATTCATTCGCAACCCAAGGGCCCAGCAGCAGCCTAAACCTCACAAGCTTATCCTTAATAGCAATTCCATCAATTAAAGCTTTCCAAAAGAATTCTTTGAAGGAGGATGCAAAggaaa contains these protein-coding regions:
- the LOC122063748 gene encoding uncharacterized protein LOC122063748 isoform X2, which translates into the protein MEAKLIHELEIRLLKSTVFRVPSNSTISYPHRLYSKLLEHKRKSFAKRFQGLAERWKLHARKLSKGQDSKKQFLVHVVKEGETLTSISRLYGVSIQEIAEANATIVDVDLIFEGQFLNIPFSVCKESLMGYSWKNWEPSCKTQERCQRALNLFGRHEDHKIFTMLSSNQLLLVKRTGYFLVLLPLIAFCIRCIMDAFHLRVNKNLKHQAPSESEAYCHGSRTMRWKSALSELTEQDALDDESRQDSVKYPEDQSQVPFEDLSHSYSELGPAYQKFLSQCGMNKFGYWRGGSPD
- the LOC122063748 gene encoding uncharacterized protein LOC122063748 isoform X1, with translation MEAKLIHELEIRLLKSTVFRVPSNSTISYPHRLYSKLLEHKRKSFAKRFQGLAELQRWKLHARKLSKGQDSKKQFLVHVVKEGETLTSISRLYGVSIQEIAEANATIVDVDLIFEGQFLNIPFSVCKESLMGYSWKNWEPSCKTQERCQRALNLFGRHEDHKIFTMLSSNQLLLVKRTGYFLVLLPLIAFCIRCIMDAFHLRVNKNLKHQAPSESEAYCHGSRTMRWKSALSELTEQDALDDESRQDSVKYPEDQSQVPFEDLSHSYSELGPAYQKFLSQCGMNKFGYWRGGSPD